The Fundulus heteroclitus isolate FHET01 chromosome 13, MU-UCD_Fhet_4.1, whole genome shotgun sequence genome contains a region encoding:
- the LOC105915864 gene encoding H-2 class I histocompatibility antigen, Q10 alpha chain has protein sequence MSLLAVVVLLGTGLMVNSEKHSLTYIYTAFSKPVNLPGLHEFTAMGLLDHRMIDYYDSEHQTKVPKQDWMKEHLEPEYWDKGTQSRKSKQQWFKVNIDILMKRMHQPDNNTHVLQWMHGCEGETQPDGTMKFVRGMDMYNYDGNDFLSFDDNHQVWVAPAPAALETKRKWDEVTVLKEYTKGYLEKECMDWMTKFKEFGKEQLENAIPPEVYLFSRSSKTESTTILTCLATGFYPKEIELRIRRNGRILTKDDGVESTGVRPNNDNTFQRKDHVEILKSDESIYTCEVSHPASKMRVEMKWDRKDLKEGGSNNIINGAVAGGLIVLVGIGVTLAVLKWKTNKLDCPERKSVSLSSVAVPGSAQPVSGGNAPATTQPLLDDAQKKSSNQSLSSGFSSETSQPESTESGSPVERPLLGGGGSEDNVSVESQSSGVTSGSAQTN, from the exons AAAAGCACTCCCTCACTTACATCTACACGGCCTTCTCCAAGCCGGTGAATCTCCCGGGGCTGCATGAGTTCACCGCCATGGGTCTACTGGATCACCGGATGATTGACTACTATGACAGCGAGCACCAAACAAAAGTTCCCAAACAGGACTGGATGAAAGAGCATCTTGAACCAGAGTACTGGGATAAGGGCACCCAGTCCAGAAAGAGCAAGCAGCAGTGGTTCAAAGTCAACATCGACATCTTGATGAAACGGATGCATCAGCCAGACAATA atACCCATGTTCTGCAGTGGATGCATGGCTGTGAGGGTGAAACTCAGCCTGACGGCACCATGAAGTTTGTCCGTGGGATGGACATGTACAATTATGATGGAAACGACTTCCTGTCCTTCGACGACAACCACCAGGTTTGGGTTGCTCCAGCTCCTGCAGCACTGGAGACCAAGAGGAAGTGGGATGAGGTCACGGTCCTGAAGGAATACACCAAGGGCTACCTGGAGAAGGAGTGTATGGACTGGATGACCAAGTTCAAAGAGTTTGGGAAAGAGCAGCTTGAGAATGCCA TTCCACCTGAAGTGTATTTGTTCTCACGTTCGTCCAAAACTGAATCAACCACCATCTTGACGTGTCTGGCCACCGGCTTCTACCCAAAAGAAATCGAGCTGCGGATCCGAAGAAACGGGCGGATCCTCACTAAAGATGACGGGGTCGAGTCCACTGGAGTTCGCCCAAATAATGACAATACCTTCCAGAGAAAAGACCACGTAGAGATTTTAAAGTCCGATGAGTCCATCTACACCTGTGAAGTCAGTCATCCTGCATCTAAAATGCGTGTTGAAATGAAGTGGG atCGAAAAGATCTCAAAGAAGGTGGAAGTAATAACATCATCAATGGTGCTGTTGCCGGTGGCCTGATTGTGCTTGTGGGGATTGGTGTGACACTTGCTGTCCTCAaatggaagacaaacaaactcg ATTGCCCTGAAAGGAAATCTGTCA GTCTAAGTTCCGTGGCTGTCCCTGGTTCAG CTCAACCCGTCTCTGGTGGAAATGCACCTGCTACAACGCAGCCTCTCCTTG ATGACGCTCAAAAGAAATCCTCCAATCAAa GTCTGAGTTCTGGATTCTCCTCTGAGACAT CTCAACCAGAGTCTACGGAGAGTGGATCTCCTGTGGAGCGGCCCCTCCTTGGTGGTg GTGGCTCTGAAGATAATGTCTCCGTTGAGA GTCAAAGTTCTGGGGTCACCAGTGGGTCAG CGCAGACCAATTGA